Proteins encoded by one window of Candidatus Sumerlaea chitinivorans:
- a CDS encoding NAD-reducing hydrogenase subunit HoxH: MAKQITIDPVTRIEGHAKITIYLNDEGIVQDAQFHVTQYRGFEKLCEGRPFAEMPSLMARTCGICPVSHLIASAKACDALLAVQVPRTGRMLRHVLNLGQIVQSHALSFFHLSSPDFLLGMDADPAKRHLFALAESHPQIARDGIALRKFGQRVIERLAGKRIHPAWVVPGGVSDPLDAATRDEILAEIPQAMEIATRTLEWYKKTYKQFREEIATFANFPTLFMGLVDEDGYLAFTHGKVRVVDSAGNVIADQLEIANYQDFIGEAVEPYSYLKSPYYKPLGYPEGIYRVGPLARLNIADRCNTPRADEEWAEFRELDRRVVLSSFHYHYARLIEIIAALEQMERTLRDPDILSPHVRAHAGANAFEGVGVSEAPRGMLLHHYRIDENGLVTWANLIIATGHNNLAMNRGVLQAAKHFVRGDKIEEGMLNRVEAVIRCYDPCLSCSTHAVGQMPLRVELVGPTGQVLDVATRD, encoded by the coding sequence ATGGCAAAACAAATCACCATTGATCCCGTGACCCGCATTGAAGGACATGCGAAGATCACGATTTACTTGAACGATGAGGGCATCGTGCAGGATGCCCAGTTCCATGTCACGCAGTACCGAGGTTTCGAGAAGCTCTGCGAGGGGCGTCCGTTCGCAGAAATGCCGTCGTTGATGGCGCGCACCTGCGGCATCTGCCCGGTGAGCCACTTGATCGCCTCGGCAAAAGCCTGCGACGCTCTTCTGGCGGTACAGGTGCCACGCACCGGTCGAATGTTGCGCCACGTACTTAACCTTGGGCAAATTGTGCAGTCCCACGCCCTGAGCTTCTTCCATCTCTCCTCACCGGATTTTCTGCTGGGCATGGACGCGGATCCAGCGAAGCGCCACCTATTCGCGCTGGCAGAATCGCATCCACAGATCGCGCGCGACGGAATCGCGCTGCGCAAGTTCGGGCAGCGCGTTATTGAGCGGCTTGCCGGCAAGCGGATTCACCCCGCGTGGGTCGTGCCGGGCGGCGTGAGTGATCCGCTGGATGCTGCAACGCGCGACGAGATCCTCGCCGAAATTCCGCAAGCGATGGAGATCGCCACGCGCACACTCGAGTGGTACAAGAAGACGTACAAACAGTTCCGCGAGGAAATCGCAACCTTTGCCAACTTCCCCACGCTCTTCATGGGTCTGGTGGATGAGGACGGTTACTTGGCCTTCACGCATGGCAAGGTTCGCGTGGTGGACAGTGCCGGCAACGTGATTGCGGATCAGCTTGAGATCGCAAATTATCAGGACTTCATCGGCGAAGCGGTGGAACCCTATAGTTATCTCAAGTCGCCGTACTACAAACCGCTCGGCTACCCCGAGGGGATCTACCGCGTGGGGCCGCTGGCGCGGCTCAACATTGCGGATCGGTGCAACACGCCGCGCGCTGACGAAGAGTGGGCGGAGTTCCGCGAGTTGGACCGCCGCGTGGTCCTGAGCTCGTTCCATTATCACTATGCGCGCCTGATTGAGATTATCGCGGCGCTCGAACAGATGGAGCGCACGCTGCGCGATCCGGACATCTTGAGCCCGCACGTGCGCGCACACGCTGGGGCGAACGCGTTTGAAGGCGTGGGCGTGAGCGAGGCCCCCCGGGGCATGCTCCTACACCATTACCGCATTGATGAGAATGGGCTGGTGACGTGGGCGAACCTTATCATCGCAACCGGCCACAATAACTTGGCGATGAACCGCGGGGTCCTGCAGGCGGCCAAGCATTTCGTGCGTGGCGACAAGATCGAAGAGGGAATGCTCAACCGTGTGGAGGCGGTGATCCGCTGCTACGACCCGTGCTTGAGCTGCTCCACGCATGCAGTCGGGCAGATGCCATTGCGGGTGGAGCTTGTCGGGCCGACCGGTCAGGTACTCGACGTTGCGACTCGCGACTGA
- a CDS encoding Alpha-mannosidase, whose product MDQTRKWHCHIISNTHWDREWRYPFQSYRMDLVEMMDRLLDILERRPEYRAFYLDSQTVILEDYLEIRPENEERMRKLVAQDRLQIGPWYTLPDMWACPGEALVRNLLMGHRVAMQFGRVSKVGYTPFSNGQISQLPQLYRGFRIDSCMFYRGIGKHVAKSEFVWEGADGSRIFGFRFGDYARYNYYYLLYRPGLLGRTPADREYRWNPDELPYHVAVTQSQDRQYGYMNLRLRVHEELLDQALADALRFTAADATTSQLLYMMGHDHSYAAEEELDLIEALQRRVAGSNQEIFHSSLAEYMEAFRKEARDLQVVRGEMRHTLKEGLWTTLMALILSSRTYLKQQNARICTHVLAGAEPLAAMAWLTGSPYPTPFFTQIWRRLLVNQAHDAIGGCSVDRVHTEMQARWGEVETISDEIIRRSMRDVAARIDGRSSISTNDLQLTVFNPTPYPWSGLAEVIIDLPHATPETPFALERAGGAPVPIQIVAQEPYTATIESGYELTMTFPVQRYRARIELENLPAFGYEALAVRVGAAPEKPAELPKLARSERELENDFLAARFEADGTFSMRDKATGRVFEGLGFLEDSAEFGDPWNRVVPPGDKPILSRRSARPTFRIVENGPLYAAIEATYEFSIPEGKGPDGKRSRKRTRLPISLTLSLERGARALGVTLRLTNTAENHRLRVMFPTGLSRATHSIADGQFDVLERPIQLPDATGWKEPPYPTHPMWSFVDVFDGEAGLAVLNDGLTEYEVVDEPARTIAITLLRAFGTFVFGRPTPGAQCKGTHVYRFALLPHQRPWHEARVFDEVRRLTIPLQALLSAPTAGSLPRSASFIHLTNPQLVFSAAKPAESGDKLVIRFWNPTAETQTTCIEFGLPLKRAQLLSLEEIPEGDLELQDGGRRVELSAGPKKIVTVGIEWILD is encoded by the coding sequence GTGGACCAGACGCGCAAATGGCACTGTCACATCATTTCGAATACACACTGGGATCGCGAGTGGCGTTATCCCTTCCAAAGCTACCGGATGGACTTGGTGGAAATGATGGACCGCCTGCTCGATATCCTCGAGCGGCGGCCGGAGTACCGCGCCTTCTACCTCGATAGTCAGACCGTAATTTTGGAGGATTACCTCGAGATTCGACCCGAGAATGAGGAACGAATGCGAAAGCTTGTGGCGCAGGACCGACTTCAAATCGGGCCGTGGTACACCCTGCCCGACATGTGGGCCTGCCCGGGCGAAGCCCTCGTGCGCAACCTCCTCATGGGCCACCGCGTCGCCATGCAGTTTGGGCGGGTCTCCAAGGTCGGCTACACGCCATTCTCCAACGGCCAGATTTCTCAGCTTCCCCAGCTCTACCGCGGCTTCCGCATTGATTCGTGCATGTTCTATCGCGGCATCGGCAAGCATGTGGCCAAAAGCGAGTTTGTGTGGGAAGGCGCCGACGGTTCACGCATCTTTGGATTCCGTTTCGGCGACTATGCCCGCTACAACTACTACTATCTGCTCTATCGGCCGGGACTGCTCGGGCGCACCCCCGCCGACCGAGAATACCGCTGGAACCCGGACGAGTTGCCCTACCACGTCGCCGTCACGCAGTCGCAGGATCGCCAATATGGCTACATGAATCTGCGCCTCAGGGTGCACGAAGAGCTTCTTGATCAAGCGCTGGCCGACGCTCTGCGCTTCACAGCAGCCGATGCCACGACATCCCAGCTCCTCTACATGATGGGACACGACCATTCCTACGCCGCCGAAGAAGAACTCGACCTCATCGAGGCTCTGCAACGCCGCGTGGCCGGCTCCAACCAAGAGATTTTCCATTCCTCTCTCGCTGAGTACATGGAAGCCTTCCGCAAGGAAGCACGCGACCTTCAGGTGGTCCGGGGGGAAATGCGCCATACGCTGAAGGAAGGGCTGTGGACAACCCTCATGGCGCTCATTTTGTCGTCGCGTACCTACCTCAAGCAACAAAATGCGCGCATCTGTACACACGTCCTTGCTGGTGCCGAACCGTTAGCCGCTATGGCGTGGCTTACGGGATCACCCTATCCCACGCCGTTCTTTACCCAGATCTGGCGTCGCCTGCTCGTCAACCAAGCCCACGACGCGATCGGGGGCTGCAGTGTGGACCGAGTCCACACCGAAATGCAGGCACGTTGGGGAGAGGTGGAGACCATCAGCGATGAGATCATCCGCCGCTCGATGCGTGACGTAGCAGCCCGGATTGACGGACGCAGTTCGATCTCCACGAACGATCTGCAGCTCACGGTTTTCAATCCCACGCCCTATCCGTGGAGCGGGCTGGCTGAGGTGATTATCGACCTCCCGCATGCCACGCCCGAGACCCCATTCGCGCTCGAGCGCGCGGGCGGCGCGCCTGTCCCAATCCAAATCGTGGCTCAAGAACCCTACACGGCAACCATCGAGAGTGGCTACGAGCTCACGATGACCTTCCCGGTGCAACGCTATCGCGCGCGCATCGAGCTGGAGAATCTCCCGGCCTTCGGCTACGAAGCACTGGCCGTACGCGTTGGCGCGGCTCCCGAGAAGCCTGCAGAGCTCCCCAAGCTCGCCCGCAGCGAGCGCGAACTGGAAAACGATTTCCTCGCAGCACGTTTTGAGGCCGATGGCACCTTCTCGATGCGCGACAAAGCTACAGGCCGCGTCTTCGAGGGACTGGGCTTCCTCGAGGACTCTGCGGAGTTCGGTGACCCGTGGAACCGCGTGGTCCCACCGGGGGATAAGCCGATCCTTTCCCGACGCAGCGCTCGCCCGACGTTCCGGATTGTCGAAAACGGCCCACTCTACGCTGCAATTGAGGCCACCTACGAGTTCTCCATCCCCGAGGGGAAAGGACCCGACGGCAAACGCAGCCGCAAACGCACGAGGCTTCCGATCTCGCTCACGCTTTCGTTGGAGCGCGGGGCGCGTGCGTTAGGCGTAACGCTACGCCTTACGAACACCGCGGAGAACCATCGCCTGCGGGTGATGTTCCCGACAGGCCTCAGCCGCGCGACGCATTCGATTGCGGACGGGCAGTTCGACGTCCTCGAGCGCCCGATCCAGCTCCCTGACGCCACGGGTTGGAAGGAACCCCCGTACCCGACCCACCCCATGTGGAGCTTCGTGGATGTGTTCGATGGCGAAGCGGGACTGGCGGTGCTCAACGATGGTCTGACCGAATATGAGGTCGTGGATGAGCCCGCCCGCACGATCGCCATCACGCTCTTGCGGGCCTTTGGGACGTTTGTGTTCGGTCGCCCAACCCCCGGCGCCCAATGCAAAGGCACGCACGTTTATCGCTTCGCCTTACTCCCGCACCAGCGCCCATGGCACGAAGCTCGAGTTTTCGATGAGGTGCGGCGCCTCACCATTCCGCTTCAGGCGCTGCTCTCGGCTCCGACGGCTGGTTCCTTGCCTCGAAGTGCCTCCTTCATTCATCTCACCAATCCACAGCTCGTGTTCAGTGCCGCGAAACCAGCGGAAAGTGGCGATAAACTGGTGATCCGTTTCTGGAACCCCACTGCCGAAACCCAAACCACATGCATTGAGTTCGGACTCCCACTGAAACGCGCTCAACTTCTCTCGCTCGAGGAAATTCCGGAAGGAGATTTGGAGCTTCAGGACGGAGGCCGGCGCGTGGAGTTGTCGGCGGGACCGAAAAAGATTGTGACGGTGGGCATCGAGTGGATACTGGATTGA
- a CDS encoding NAD-reducing hydrogenase subunit HoxY, with the protein MSNNKAKIATVWLDGCSGCHMSFLDLDERLLAVAERAELVYSPLVDMKEFPEMVDVTIVEGAVSSEDDLAKIRKIREHTRILVALGDCAVTSNVPGMRNPFPLKDVLSRAYLENATLNQQVPTSVIPKLLPKARPVHEFVKVDVHVPGCPPSADTIFYVVSELLEGRIPDISDKTRFGA; encoded by the coding sequence ATGAGCAACAACAAGGCAAAAATCGCAACGGTGTGGCTGGACGGCTGCTCGGGCTGCCACATGTCGTTTCTGGATCTGGACGAACGTCTGTTGGCCGTGGCGGAGAGGGCCGAGCTCGTCTACAGTCCGCTTGTCGATATGAAGGAATTCCCCGAGATGGTGGACGTGACCATTGTCGAGGGCGCCGTCAGCAGCGAGGACGATTTGGCCAAGATCCGCAAGATCCGTGAGCACACGCGCATTCTCGTGGCTCTGGGAGATTGCGCCGTGACCTCAAACGTGCCGGGCATGCGCAATCCTTTCCCGCTGAAGGACGTTCTCAGCCGCGCTTACCTCGAAAATGCAACGCTCAATCAGCAAGTGCCGACGAGTGTCATTCCCAAGTTGCTGCCGAAGGCGCGTCCCGTGCACGAGTTCGTGAAAGTGGATGTCCACGTGCCCGGCTGTCCACCCTCTGCGGACACCATTTTCTACGTCGTCAGCGAGCTTCTCGAGGGGAGAATCCCTGACATCAGCGACAAGACTCGGTTCGGAGCATAG
- a CDS encoding NAD-reducing hydrogenase subunit HoxF, giving the protein MTISPEELENLASSRREALAKYKHCIGVCMAAGCLSSGADKVFEALKQAIKERGLEESVMVRPVGCLGPCAAGPLVALDVNGVVYHAVTPEDATKIIDSLDKAPVPELVLPTDTPLFQRQKRIVLENAGRINPESFEDYVAVGGYGALYKAITEMTPSEVIQEVTTSGLRGRGGAGYPTGLKWSTVAKAVGSRKFVICNADEGDPGAFMDRSVLESDPHRVLEGMAIAAYAVGADMGYIYVRAEYPLAIKRLKQAIKQAEQNGFLGNSICGSTFNFRIEIRLGAGAFVCGEETALIASIEGKRGQPRPRPPYPAQSGLWGCPTLINNVETFANIAPIIRNGGEWFASIGTEKSKGTKVFALAGRVVNTGLVEVPMGITLREIIFDIGGGIPDGKKFKAVQTGGPSGGCIPEQFLDMPVDYESLASVGSIMGSGGMIVMDETSCMVDVAKYFMEFCMTESCGKCVPCRVGTVHMYNLLDRMTRGEATMEDLELLEELCDMVKNTSLCGLGQTAPNPVVSTLRYFRKEYEAHIIEKRCPAGVCRMAREEVLV; this is encoded by the coding sequence ATGACGATCTCTCCTGAAGAACTCGAAAATTTAGCAAGTTCGCGGCGCGAGGCGCTCGCGAAGTACAAGCATTGCATTGGCGTCTGTATGGCTGCCGGATGTCTCTCCTCAGGCGCGGACAAAGTGTTTGAGGCGCTAAAGCAGGCCATCAAGGAGCGCGGCCTCGAGGAGAGCGTGATGGTACGGCCCGTGGGCTGTTTGGGGCCTTGCGCGGCCGGCCCGCTCGTGGCGCTGGACGTCAACGGGGTCGTTTACCACGCCGTAACTCCCGAGGATGCGACGAAAATCATCGACTCGCTCGATAAAGCCCCCGTCCCCGAGCTTGTCCTCCCTACGGACACGCCACTCTTCCAGCGGCAGAAGCGCATCGTGCTCGAGAATGCTGGCCGCATTAATCCTGAGTCGTTCGAGGACTACGTTGCGGTGGGTGGCTACGGTGCCCTCTACAAGGCCATCACCGAAATGACCCCCTCGGAAGTGATTCAGGAGGTTACGACGAGCGGCCTGCGTGGGCGTGGGGGCGCGGGCTACCCGACAGGTCTTAAATGGAGTACGGTGGCCAAGGCGGTCGGGTCGCGCAAGTTTGTGATTTGTAACGCGGACGAGGGCGATCCCGGCGCCTTCATGGACCGGAGCGTGCTGGAGAGCGACCCGCACCGGGTGCTCGAGGGTATGGCGATCGCCGCCTATGCGGTCGGTGCGGACATGGGTTACATCTATGTGCGGGCCGAGTACCCGCTGGCGATCAAGCGCCTGAAGCAAGCGATCAAACAGGCCGAGCAGAATGGGTTTTTGGGCAATTCCATCTGTGGTAGCACGTTCAATTTCCGCATAGAGATCCGTTTAGGCGCGGGTGCCTTCGTTTGCGGCGAAGAAACAGCGCTGATTGCTTCGATCGAAGGCAAGCGTGGTCAGCCACGACCACGTCCGCCCTATCCCGCGCAATCGGGTCTATGGGGTTGCCCGACGCTGATCAATAACGTCGAGACCTTCGCGAACATTGCGCCGATTATCCGCAACGGTGGCGAGTGGTTTGCCTCCATTGGGACGGAGAAGAGCAAGGGCACCAAGGTCTTTGCCTTGGCCGGCCGCGTAGTGAACACGGGTTTGGTGGAAGTGCCCATGGGCATCACGCTGCGCGAGATCATTTTCGATATTGGCGGCGGGATCCCCGACGGGAAGAAGTTCAAAGCAGTTCAGACTGGTGGCCCCTCCGGCGGCTGCATCCCCGAGCAATTCCTCGACATGCCGGTGGATTACGAATCGCTGGCCAGTGTGGGGTCCATCATGGGCTCCGGCGGGATGATCGTCATGGACGAGACATCCTGCATGGTGGATGTGGCGAAGTACTTCATGGAGTTCTGCATGACCGAGTCGTGCGGCAAATGTGTGCCGTGCCGCGTGGGCACGGTCCACATGTACAATCTGCTGGACCGCATGACCCGCGGCGAGGCCACGATGGAAGACCTCGAGCTGCTCGAGGAGCTGTGCGATATGGTCAAGAACACGAGCCTGTGCGGTCTTGGCCAGACTGCCCCGAATCCCGTGGTGAGTACGCTGCGGTATTTCCGCAAAGAATATGAGGCTCACATCATCGAGAAGCGGTGTCCGGCCGGCGTGTGCCGTATGGCCCGTGAGGAGGTGCTCGTATGA
- a CDS encoding NAD-reducing hydrogenase subunit HoxU — protein MTTTAASQVRVKTLKIDGKDVSAKGDQTILEVARENGIEIPTLCHLSGLTPVGACRMCLVEVKGVNKLLPACVTRVHENMEVVTDSERLRKYRRMILEFLFTERNHVCAVCVTNGHCDLQAMAQRQGMTHVRVPYLYQKLKVDASHPRFVADHNRCILCTRCVRVCDEIEGAHTWDLYHRGIQTRVITDLNQPWGTAESCTGCSKCVHVCPTGALSEKGKSVAEMAKRRQFLPYLTMMREEHE, from the coding sequence ATGACGACGACTGCTGCATCGCAGGTGCGCGTTAAGACTCTCAAGATCGACGGCAAAGACGTCAGCGCAAAGGGCGATCAGACGATTCTTGAGGTCGCGCGCGAGAATGGCATTGAAATCCCGACGTTGTGTCACTTGTCAGGCCTCACGCCTGTTGGCGCATGCCGCATGTGTTTGGTAGAAGTGAAGGGTGTGAATAAGCTCCTGCCGGCATGCGTCACGCGCGTTCACGAGAATATGGAGGTCGTCACCGATAGCGAGCGGCTGCGCAAGTATCGCCGCATGATTCTCGAGTTCCTGTTTACGGAACGCAACCATGTGTGCGCGGTGTGCGTCACGAATGGCCACTGCGATCTTCAGGCCATGGCGCAACGGCAAGGGATGACGCACGTGCGTGTGCCCTACTTGTATCAGAAGCTTAAAGTGGACGCCTCGCATCCGCGCTTTGTGGCGGACCACAACCGGTGCATCCTTTGCACGCGTTGCGTGCGCGTGTGTGACGAAATCGAGGGCGCGCACACGTGGGATCTTTACCACCGCGGCATTCAGACGCGGGTGATCACCGACTTGAATCAGCCGTGGGGAACGGCGGAAAGCTGCACGGGTTGCAGCAAATGCGTGCACGTGTGCCCCACTGGCGCGCTAAGCGAGAAAGGTAAGAGCGTGGCAGAGATGGCCAAGCGCCGCCAGTTCTTGCCTTACCTGACGATGATGCGGGAGGAACACGAATGA
- a CDS encoding NADH-reducing hydrogenase maturation factor: protein MPKTLVIGYGNPLRGDDAVGQVVAQRFAASYADASTEVRALFQLVPELAEDLSTADTVVFVDASATLAPGEVRCESLEIAPSNSSESFTHRVTPYGLLQMSCELYGKAPRAWLISVGGAVFGHAEGLSPQVAVTVDEICEQIRTLLANE, encoded by the coding sequence ATGCCGAAAACGTTGGTCATCGGTTATGGCAATCCGCTGCGCGGCGACGACGCCGTAGGCCAAGTCGTGGCGCAGCGGTTTGCTGCTTCCTATGCGGACGCTTCCACCGAAGTCCGAGCACTCTTTCAACTGGTGCCTGAGCTTGCTGAGGACTTGAGTACGGCCGATACGGTCGTATTCGTGGATGCAAGCGCAACCCTCGCGCCGGGGGAAGTGCGGTGCGAGTCGCTTGAGATTGCCCCTTCCAATTCGAGTGAGAGCTTCACGCATCGCGTCACGCCGTACGGGTTACTGCAGATGAGTTGTGAGCTTTACGGGAAAGCGCCACGGGCGTGGTTGATTTCTGTCGGCGGGGCAGTGTTTGGTCACGCGGAAGGGCTGAGTCCACAGGTTGCCGTGACCGTGGACGAGATCTGCGAGCAGATTCGGACCCTGCTTGCAAACGAGTAA